Genomic window (Deltaproteobacteria bacterium):
CCATCTCATCTGCAGCGATAAAAATCGCAGCAAAAAAATCGCGCATATTTTTAGCGCGCATGATTTTGGGAGTATGAAACGGTTCCGGTAGCGAAGAACGTAGATAACTCCAGAGAATCCGTAACCGACCAAATGCAGTGTTTGACAGCGCGATGTCCCCAATTCCACCGTAACGGTCAAACACCAGTGGCACGTGGGCGACCATGGCCGTCAACTCGGCCGTCATGTGTTCCCATGCTTGGTCACTTGTGCCGCAATAGTGAAGGAGACGACCACGCAGTATTTTAGCGATCAGCTTCTCTGGCGCCTTGATACTTATCTCATGTAGCAAAGCATAACAAAGCAGTGCATTTGCAAACGCAATTAAGTTTATTTCTTGGTGCATACGCGAACGAATTTCGTCAAAAACCCAGGGATTTCTGAGCAGCCCACGACCAATCATCACTCCTTTGATTGTGGGGGCGACACTCCGGATTTCATCCGCAGTCTCAATGCCGCAAACATCACCGGAAGCCCAGGTCTGCGTTGCTGTTGCACTCGCTGCGTACTCGATTAAATCCCACCTAGCATGGCCGCGGTAGCGATCCGCTCTGGTGCGACCGTGCACTGTCAGGCGAGCCAGCGGTAGGTCAGCGATGACCTGCACAAGCTGTCCAAACTCAGCAGCGTCATCGACGCCTAGACGCATTTTTACTGCCAAACGACCTGGGCCAAGATGTTGGGCAAGCTTCGCAATAGTGCGGCCAAAGCGCGCCGGATCGCGCAAGATCCCACTACCAGCTTGATGCCCCACACAACTTGGTGAGGGACAGCCGCAATTTAATTCGATTGCTGCGGCTACCTCTGGCGGTAAAAGCGCCTCGGTCTGCATAAACAGATCTATGTCGCCTGTGATGAGCTGAGGCGTCAATTCATAAGGCATCATGCCGCGCAGCTCAAACAATTCAGGTGCAAAGAGAAGCGGCAAATGACCGTCGGGGTGAGTGCGCGTGACGCGTAAAAACGGCGTAGTCATCGCCATGGGGCGCGACGTCATAGCTAGCCAAAGGCGCATCGGGAAAGTGGTGAAACCTTCCATCGGAGCTACGCTTGTGTTGAGGGAACCTACCAAAACTGATCCACTTGATTGTTGTTAAAATAGGCCATCCTAACAGATCCGAAATGGCCTTTTTGCTCTTGTTACTAACTGGTTGTGCCACCAAGCGTAAATGTTGAGAAGGCAGTTAAGACGGTCG
Coding sequences:
- a CDS encoding tRNA-dihydrouridine synthase family protein, whose translation is MEGFTTFPMRLWLAMTSRPMAMTTPFLRVTRTHPDGHLPLLFAPELFELRGMMPYELTPQLITGDIDLFMQTEALLPPEVAAAIELNCGCPSPSCVGHQAGSGILRDPARFGRTIAKLAQHLGPGRLAVKMRLGVDDAAEFGQLVQVIADLPLARLTVHGRTRADRYRGHARWDLIEYAASATATQTWASGDVCGIETADEIRSVAPTIKGVMIGRGLLRNPWVFDEIRSRMHQEINLIAFANALLCYALLHEISIKAPEKLIAKILRGRLLHYCGTSDQAWEHMTAELTAMVAHVPLVFDRYGGIGDIALSNTAFGRLRILWSYLRSSLPEPFHTPKIMRAKNMRDFFAAIFIAADEMVRAPLMLRHQPTWDDLFGGVRGSAT